The Aeromicrobium tamlense nucleotide sequence GGCGCCGTCCGCGAAGGGCATGACGTCGGCGATCCAGTGCTCGAGGTCGTGCACCCAGCCGTAGATCGTGTGCCAGCCGAGGTCGTCGGTGCCGACGAGGATGATGTGCCCGCCGACCCACAGCATCGCCGCGATGCCGATCACCGCGAGCGCCGAGAGGACCTTGGGCATCGCCTTGACGAGTAGGGTGCCGGTGCGCTGGGCGAGCGTGGAGGTGCGGCCGGCGAGGCTGACGCCCACGTCGTCCATCCGCACGATCAGCGCCACGACGCCGTAGACCAGCGCGGTGATGCCCAGCGCCACGAGCACCAGGATCACGGCCCGCGAGAGGAAGGGCTCGTCCGCGACCTCGTTGAGCGAGATGACCATGATCTCGGTCGAGAGGATGAAGTCGGTGCGGATCGCGCCGGAGACCACGTGCTGCTCGGCCTCGGGGCCCTGCGCACTGGAGGGCTCCTCCTTCTTCTCGTGGTGCGGGTGCAGCACGTGCCAGATCTTCTCGGCGCCCTCGAAGCACAGGTAGGCGCCACCAACCATGAGCAGCGGGGTCAGCACCCACGGCAGGAACTGGCTGAGCAGCAGCAGTCCGGGAAGGATGAAGAGCAGCTTGTTGCGCAGCGAGCCCTTGGCGATCCGGCCGATGATGCTGAGCTCGCGCTTCGGGTCGACGCCGTGCACGTAGCGGGGCGTCACGGCCGCGTCGTCGACGACGACACCGGCCGCCTTCGCGCTCGCCTTGCCGGCCGCCGCAGCGACGTCGTCGACCGACGCCGCCGCGAGTCGGGCGAGCGCAGCCACGTCGTCGAGCAGGGCGACAAGTCCTCCAGCCATGCGCTCAGCGTAAGGCCGGGCGTTGACACCCACGAGCGGACGCCGCGAGGATGACCCCCATTGTCCGCGATCTCGGGGGAGCCTCTCCATGTCCGCACGCCGCCACCTGCTCGTTCGACGGTCGCTGGCGACCACCGGAGCCGTCGCGTTGGCGGTGAGCCTGCTGTCCACCACGGCCACGGGCGCCGTCGCGGATCCCGGCCCGGTCGACCTCGGCGGGGCCCCGCGGTCCGCTGCCGCGGCTCCCGGTGAGGCCAGCAAGGCCGCTCGCACGCCGGCCTCCTCGAGCACGGACTACTCCCAGGGCGCCATCAACCGCTCCGCCCGGATCGCCGCCCCGCTGCCCTCGCCGAACGACGGCACCGTGGTGCGCACCGACGTGGTCCAGGACCTCGCCGCGCAGCGACTCAAGGCGACCGTGACCTTCCGCGGCACCCCCGCGGCCAACGCGGCGGTGCTGGTCTACTTCGGCGAGCTCAGCGGGTCGAGCTGCGTCCGCCGGGCCGCCATCGGCGGCGCAGCGAGAACCTCGGAGACGGACGGGCAGTTCCTCGAGGACGGCGCGAAGTTCGCGGTGAGCCGCTCGCGCTCGGGCTCCGTCCTCACCCTCACCTCGCAGGCACTCTCGACGTTCCGCACCGCTGAGTACGACTGCGCCTACGTCTACGTCACCGATGGCGCCAGCACGGTCACCCAGGCGTTCTACGCCGAGAGTCTCGTGACCCGATGGACGCCGCGACTCTCGATCGCCGGCGGTCACCCGGTCAAGGCCGCCCAGAAGGGCAAGTGGGTCCGCGTGCGGCTCGAGGTCAACAACTCCGGCCGCGCCGCGGCCGCGAACACCCGGATCGTCGCGAGCGGGGCCGGTCTGAAGATCTCGCCGCGCAGCCGCAGCCTGGGCACGATCGGCGCCCGCTCCACGAAGTACGGCGTGACGTTCAAGGTGCGCGTCGCGAAGGGCGCGAAGACCCGCAACCTGCGCTTCACCGCCACGGCGGGCGGCGCCCGGGCCACCAAGGCCTACAAGGTCGGCGTGGCACCCAAGCCGCGCACGTACAAGAGCCTCAGCGGCCGGTACTTCTGGGGCTTCGCCACCACCTCGCTCTCCGACAGCCGAGGCTGGGACACCCAGACCGTCTGGTTCCTCAACAAGCGCTGGGCGTACGTCGGCGAGGTCAGGAACGGCGTCGTGCCGAAGTGCCGCAAGACC carries:
- a CDS encoding DUF808 domain-containing protein, with the protein product MAGGLVALLDDVAALARLAAASVDDVAAAAGKASAKAAGVVVDDAAVTPRYVHGVDPKRELSIIGRIAKGSLRNKLLFILPGLLLLSQFLPWVLTPLLMVGGAYLCFEGAEKIWHVLHPHHEKKEEPSSAQGPEAEQHVVSGAIRTDFILSTEIMVISLNEVADEPFLSRAVILVLVALGITALVYGVVALIVRMDDVGVSLAGRTSTLAQRTGTLLVKAMPKVLSALAVIGIAAMLWVGGHIILVGTDDLGWHTIYGWVHDLEHWIADVMPFADGAFEWVANTAASAVLGLLIGAVVVLLVNGVKRLRRGKASAAH